Proteins encoded by one window of Companilactobacillus ginsenosidimutans:
- the gntK gene encoding gluconokinase, with translation MDYMIGADIGTTSTKAVLYDMKGKVIAYANKGYQLYQDTPDMAEEDPEDIFDAIVEVLGQVIRKGKVKPGELKGVSFSSAMHSLILMDKDDQPLTRAITWADNRAAKYSEELKDNGQGAEIYAKTGTPIHPMAPLSKILWLKNEKPDLFNQAKKFIDLKTYVFFRLFGVYKMEYSIASATGMFNIFDLKWEPQALELLGLTEDRLPELVEPTDSIKGINPSYGNLLNISEDVPFVFGASDGVLSNLGVNAIGPGVVAVTIGTSGAVRVVVDKPVVDPNGRLFCYALTKDKWVVGGPVNNGGIVFRWVRDQLFGPEKITAEQMQVSSYDILTQIAEKIPAGSDGLLFHPYLGGERAPIWNAYARGSFFGLTRQHTRAHMVRSALEGIVYNLYMVMLMIEGVAGKPKSIQATGGFARSALWRQMLADIFEQDVTIPESFESSCLGAAVLGMYSLGYIDDLSEVKNMVGVTNVHHPEEKNFEVYRELLPIWIRLSKTLSPEYKSIAEFQKKHMKEHQEK, from the coding sequence ATGGATTATATGATTGGTGCCGATATCGGTACAACTAGCACAAAAGCAGTTTTGTATGACATGAAGGGTAAAGTTATCGCCTATGCCAACAAGGGTTATCAATTATATCAAGATACACCCGATATGGCTGAAGAAGATCCAGAAGATATTTTTGATGCGATTGTCGAAGTCCTTGGTCAAGTTATTCGTAAGGGAAAAGTTAAACCAGGTGAATTGAAGGGCGTTTCGTTCTCATCAGCCATGCACAGTTTGATTTTGATGGATAAAGACGATCAACCTTTAACACGCGCTATTACTTGGGCTGACAACCGTGCTGCTAAGTATAGTGAAGAATTGAAAGATAACGGTCAAGGTGCAGAAATTTATGCGAAGACCGGTACTCCGATTCATCCAATGGCACCATTGTCAAAAATTCTTTGGTTGAAAAATGAGAAACCAGATTTATTCAATCAAGCTAAGAAATTTATTGATTTGAAAACTTATGTGTTTTTCCGTTTATTCGGAGTTTACAAGATGGAATACTCAATTGCTTCAGCAACTGGTATGTTCAACATCTTCGACTTGAAGTGGGAACCACAAGCACTCGAATTACTCGGATTGACTGAAGACCGTTTGCCAGAATTAGTTGAACCAACTGACTCAATCAAAGGAATCAATCCAAGTTATGGAAACCTATTAAATATTTCAGAAGACGTACCATTTGTCTTTGGTGCTAGTGATGGTGTCTTATCAAACCTTGGTGTTAACGCGATCGGCCCTGGTGTCGTAGCAGTCACAATCGGTACTTCAGGTGCCGTTCGTGTAGTTGTCGATAAACCAGTTGTTGATCCAAATGGTAGATTATTCTGTTATGCCTTAACTAAGGACAAGTGGGTCGTTGGTGGACCAGTTAATAACGGTGGAATTGTCTTCCGTTGGGTTCGTGATCAGTTATTTGGACCAGAAAAGATTACAGCTGAACAAATGCAAGTTTCTTCATATGATATTTTGACTCAAATTGCTGAAAAGATTCCAGCTGGTTCAGATGGATTATTATTCCATCCCTATCTGGGTGGAGAACGTGCTCCAATTTGGAATGCCTACGCACGTGGTTCATTCTTCGGATTAACGCGTCAACATACACGTGCTCATATGGTCCGTTCAGCTCTTGAAGGTATCGTCTACAACTTGTACATGGTTATGTTGATGATTGAAGGAGTTGCTGGCAAGCCTAAGAGCATTCAAGCTACAGGTGGATTCGCACGTTCAGCACTTTGGAGACAAATGCTGGCTGATATTTTCGAACAAGATGTTACTATTCCAGAAAGTTTTGAAAGTTCATGTCTTGGAGCAGCTGTTCTAGGGATGTATTCATTAGGCTACATTGATGATCTTTCAGAAGTTAAAAACATGGTTGGTGTTACAAATGTTCATCACCCTGAAGAAAAGAATTTTGAAGTATATCGTGAATTACTACCAATCTGGATTCGTCTATCAAAGACATTGTCACCAGAATACAAGAGTATTGCTGAATTCCAGAAGAAACATATGAAAGAGCACCAAGAAAAATAA
- a CDS encoding gluconate:H+ symporter translates to MPFLVLVLGIALLLFLIIKVKLNTFVSLVVTSIAVGIGLGIPMTKIATSIQDGIGSQLGELSIVFGFGAMLGRLVADAGGAYRIAHTLIQKFGKKRLQLAIVLASFIIGIALFFEVGMVLLVPIVFAIAIEAGVSIMYLGIPMAAALSVTHGFLPPHPAPTAISAVLGASAGHVLLYGIIVAIPAVIIAGPLYTKVARKIVPDAFDRTGNLSALGPQKEFKLDETPGFGISVLTSLFPVILMAITTIYQLVFNGGHLPKNPTMLDSIIAFIGTPAISMTISLLIAMYTMGWARRFKTPQIMHTVEEAVKSIAMLLLVIGGGGAFKQVLIDGGVGDAVMNLFSGTNMSPLILGWLIAVVLRIALGSATVASLTAAGLVLPLMQSAGVNPALMVLAVGAGSLAASHVNDAGFWMFREYFDLTIKETLLTWTVLETIISVVGIIGVLLLSLVL, encoded by the coding sequence ATGCCATTTCTTGTCTTAGTATTAGGAATTGCTTTGTTACTATTCTTAATTATCAAGGTTAAGTTAAATACTTTTGTATCCTTGGTTGTTACGTCAATCGCTGTAGGTATTGGTCTTGGTATTCCCATGACCAAAATAGCCACCAGTATCCAAGATGGTATTGGTAGTCAATTAGGTGAATTGTCAATTGTCTTCGGTTTCGGAGCCATGCTCGGTAGGCTGGTTGCTGACGCCGGTGGTGCCTATCGAATTGCCCACACATTAATTCAAAAATTCGGTAAAAAGAGATTACAATTAGCTATTGTTTTAGCTTCATTTATTATCGGTATTGCTTTGTTCTTCGAAGTTGGTATGGTTCTGTTAGTTCCAATCGTCTTCGCAATCGCCATTGAAGCTGGAGTTTCAATTATGTACTTGGGAATTCCTATGGCAGCTGCACTTTCGGTAACTCACGGATTCTTGCCACCACATCCAGCACCAACAGCTATTAGTGCAGTGCTTGGTGCCAGTGCAGGACACGTCTTACTTTACGGAATTATCGTTGCCATTCCAGCAGTTATTATCGCTGGACCTTTGTACACCAAAGTTGCTAGGAAAATTGTTCCAGATGCCTTTGATAGAACAGGTAATTTGTCAGCATTAGGTCCTCAAAAAGAATTTAAACTTGATGAGACACCAGGATTTGGTATTTCAGTTCTAACATCATTATTCCCAGTTATCTTGATGGCCATCACAACTATTTATCAACTAGTATTTAACGGCGGACATTTGCCAAAGAACCCAACAATGTTGGATTCCATCATTGCTTTTATTGGTACACCAGCAATTTCAATGACAATCTCACTATTAATTGCCATGTACACAATGGGTTGGGCACGTCGTTTCAAAACACCACAAATCATGCACACAGTTGAAGAAGCTGTTAAATCAATCGCCATGTTGCTACTAGTAATCGGTGGTGGTGGAGCCTTCAAACAAGTCTTAATTGACGGTGGAGTCGGTGATGCCGTAATGAACTTGTTCTCAGGAACAAACATGTCACCACTAATTCTAGGTTGGTTAATCGCCGTAGTCCTAAGAATCGCCTTAGGATCAGCCACAGTCGCATCACTAACAGCAGCCGGATTAGTTCTTCCACTAATGCAGTCAGCTGGAGTAAATCCAGCCTTGATGGTATTAGCAGTCGGAGCAGGATCACTTGCCGCATCACACGTTAACGATGCCGGATTCTGGATGTTTAGAGAATATTTTGATTTAACAATCAAAGAAACATTACTTACATGGACAGTTTTGGAAACCATCATTTCCGTAGTCGGAATAATCGGAGTCCTATTACTAAGTCTCGTATTGTAA
- a CDS encoding fluoride efflux transporter FluC → MKKFYTFLIIFIGASIGGSLRYLIGLMFTVSSGFPWGTLFVNLTGAFVLPLLIHYLHDKFHLQVDTVLSLTTGLLGAYTTFSTFTADTYKLFQTSNYMMLSGYLIATLLGGFLCAIFGNYLAANLATKEYLREKKES, encoded by the coding sequence ATGAAAAAGTTTTACACGTTTTTGATTATTTTTATTGGCGCTTCAATTGGTGGTAGCTTGCGCTATTTAATCGGTCTAATGTTCACTGTTAGTTCAGGCTTTCCGTGGGGAACACTCTTCGTGAATTTGACAGGAGCATTCGTATTGCCACTATTGATCCACTATTTGCATGATAAATTTCACTTGCAAGTTGACACAGTTTTATCGTTAACAACAGGTTTACTTGGGGCGTACACGACATTTTCAACATTTACGGCTGATACTTATAAGTTGTTTCAGACATCAAATTACATGATGTTGTCCGGATATTTGATTGCCACATTGTTAGGTGGATTCCTATGCGCTATTTTTGGTAACTACTTGGCTGCCAATTTGGCCACAAAAGAATATTTGCGCGAAAAAAAAGAAAGCTAG
- a CDS encoding winged helix-turn-helix transcriptional regulator has product MKQCVYNIGVEATIDVIGGKWKPLILCHLKRGTMRTGELRRVIPNITQKVLTEQLRELENSGIINRKVYEQVPPKVEYSLTDYGKTLNDLLFQLCKWGEEDICRRRKNGESIVLLDDDPETDIEEKAN; this is encoded by the coding sequence TTGAAACAATGCGTTTATAACATTGGAGTTGAAGCAACAATTGATGTCATTGGTGGAAAATGGAAGCCACTCATTCTCTGTCATCTTAAACGTGGAACGATGCGAACCGGCGAATTACGTCGTGTCATCCCCAATATCACTCAGAAAGTTCTAACCGAGCAACTTCGCGAGCTGGAAAATAGTGGTATCATCAATCGAAAAGTTTATGAACAAGTCCCACCCAAAGTGGAATATTCATTGACTGATTACGGTAAAACTTTGAATGACCTTCTATTTCAACTATGTAAATGGGGTGAAGAAGATATTTGTCGTCGTCGAAAAAATGGCGAATCAATAGTTTTACTTGATGATGATCCAGAAACTGACATCGAAGAAAAAGCTAATTAG
- a CDS encoding MFS transporter gives MQNKKISPTWTLAALAISAFAIGSAEFISVGIMPLIIKSFDVTIAQAGLTVSLYAMGVMLGAPILTTLTTKFNRKNLLIGIMISFIIGNTIAALAPTFIILLIGRIISALAHGLFMTIASVVAADVVAPNKRASAIAVMFTGLTVATVTGVPLGTYIGQILNWRSSFIFLILLGLIGMIGSIILVPKNLPKAQPSNASGFWRILKQPKLLLIILITALGYGATYPVYTYISSILKNQMGWSDSAIVIILVVYGLAVAIGNTLGGRLANVKPLNALLKMFVGLGVALFLVWISLNTHYFGLVAVLLMGLFAFMNVPGLQLYMLQLAEELTPSEVNLASSLNISAFNIGIIIGSTVGGFAASNDMIAMTPWMGIAMLVIGILLIFYLMRSVSAEKQ, from the coding sequence ATGCAAAATAAAAAAATTTCTCCAACATGGACTTTAGCAGCTTTGGCAATTAGTGCCTTCGCCATCGGAAGTGCCGAGTTCATCAGTGTTGGAATTATGCCACTAATTATCAAATCTTTTGATGTAACAATTGCCCAAGCAGGCTTGACTGTTTCTTTGTACGCCATGGGAGTCATGCTTGGAGCACCGATTTTAACTACTTTGACTACAAAATTTAATCGTAAAAATTTGCTAATTGGCATCATGATAAGTTTCATCATCGGAAACACGATTGCCGCATTGGCACCTACTTTTATCATCTTACTAATAGGTAGAATTATATCCGCTTTAGCACACGGCTTATTTATGACGATTGCTTCAGTTGTTGCTGCAGATGTGGTTGCACCTAACAAACGAGCATCAGCAATTGCGGTAATGTTCACTGGATTAACAGTTGCAACGGTTACCGGTGTTCCACTAGGAACTTACATTGGTCAAATTTTAAACTGGCGTAGCTCATTTATTTTCTTGATCCTCTTAGGATTAATTGGAATGATTGGCAGCATTATCCTCGTTCCAAAGAATTTACCAAAGGCTCAACCTAGTAATGCCAGTGGTTTCTGGCGTATTTTGAAACAACCAAAATTGTTGTTGATCATCTTGATAACTGCTTTAGGCTATGGTGCAACTTACCCAGTTTATACTTACATTTCTTCAATTTTAAAAAACCAAATGGGCTGGTCTGACAGTGCTATCGTCATCATCCTAGTTGTTTATGGACTAGCGGTCGCCATAGGAAATACTCTTGGTGGTCGACTTGCCAATGTCAAACCACTAAATGCTTTGTTAAAAATGTTTGTTGGTTTGGGAGTCGCTCTATTCCTCGTTTGGATTAGTCTAAATACGCACTACTTTGGGCTTGTTGCGGTACTTCTAATGGGATTGTTCGCCTTCATGAACGTTCCAGGATTACAGCTTTACATGTTGCAGTTGGCAGAGGAACTAACACCTTCTGAAGTTAATCTAGCATCATCATTAAATATCTCAGCTTTCAACATTGGAATTATCATCGGCTCAACTGTCGGTGGATTCGCAGCTTCAAACGATATGATTGCGATGACACCTTGGATGGGAATCGCAATGTTAGTAATCGGAATCTTACTGATTTTCTATCTAATGCGCAGCGTTTCCGCTGAAAAACAATAA
- a CDS encoding fluoride efflux transporter FluC produces MNVLLVALGSTVGACFRNELTVASRKTKIDFPWMTLLINIAGSFILGLVTAKINNKAMLLFLGTGICGGFTTFGTFNFELSQLWFQKRYVSCFVYFIAAYVFGILGYIIGMQF; encoded by the coding sequence ATGAACGTATTGTTAGTAGCGCTTGGATCAACAGTCGGCGCATGTTTTAGAAATGAGCTTACTGTTGCATCTCGAAAGACTAAAATAGATTTTCCATGGATGACTTTATTGATTAATATTGCAGGTTCGTTCATTTTAGGGCTCGTAACTGCTAAAATTAATAACAAAGCTATGTTGTTGTTTTTAGGTACAGGAATTTGCGGTGGATTCACAACATTTGGTACATTCAATTTTGAATTAAGTCAGTTGTGGTTCCAAAAGCGGTACGTGAGCTGTTTTGTATATTTCATTGCCGCATATGTATTTGGAATATTAGGATATATAATTGGAATGCAATTTTAA
- a CDS encoding DUF805 domain-containing protein: MEKEIWNESGKPGLVSSTKLFFKDLFVGAKRISRADFWWGYLGTTIFFAVLIALFVWTVTLMPISDYYWSAILGVAAAISFGYYLIAIYNAGIRRLHDVNLSAWWMLLLLLPGVGYLVLLVLCSLEQRVEGNRHDMVLNEA; encoded by the coding sequence ATGGAAAAAGAAATTTGGAATGAAAGTGGAAAGCCAGGATTGGTTTCATCTACTAAGTTATTTTTTAAAGATTTATTCGTTGGCGCTAAAAGAATTAGTCGTGCTGATTTCTGGTGGGGCTATCTTGGAACGACCATCTTTTTTGCAGTATTAATTGCGTTGTTTGTTTGGACGGTTACTTTAATGCCAATCAGTGATTATTATTGGAGCGCTATTTTAGGTGTCGCTGCTGCTATTTCATTTGGATATTATTTGATTGCTATTTATAATGCTGGAATTCGCCGTTTGCATGATGTTAATTTGTCTGCTTGGTGGATGTTGTTGCTGCTATTGCCTGGTGTTGGGTATTTGGTCTTGTTGGTTTTGTGCAGTTTGGAGCAGCGTGTTGAGGGTAACAGGCATGATATGGTTTTGAATGAAGCCTAA
- a CDS encoding NAD(P)-dependent oxidoreductase — protein sequence MEKIGFVGTGVMGSGIINNLLKANYDVSVYTRTESKAEPLLKAGAKWFKNPKELTENVDIIFTMVGFPQDVKDVYLDESTGIFASLKSGQTIVDMTTSTPTLAKELGKKAESMGVECLDAPVSGGDVGARDGKLTIMVGGSKKSYQELKPIWEIIGQSNHYFGSYGAGQNTKMANQIMIAGTMTGLTEMLVYAKAANLNLQDVLTTLEGGGADNWSMENYVPRILSGDFKPGFYSKHFLKDLRIALDESKKMGLNLPATKQAEKLYEELVDDKGLGDLGTQALVKLWW from the coding sequence ATGGAAAAAATTGGATTTGTTGGAACTGGTGTCATGGGCAGTGGAATCATTAACAATTTATTGAAAGCTAACTATGACGTTTCAGTTTATACAAGAACTGAATCAAAGGCCGAGCCACTTTTAAAAGCCGGAGCCAAATGGTTCAAGAACCCTAAAGAACTAACCGAAAACGTCGATATCATCTTTACTATGGTCGGTTTTCCTCAAGATGTCAAAGATGTATACCTAGACGAATCAACCGGAATATTTGCCAGTCTAAAATCCGGCCAAACCATAGTAGACATGACAACAAGCACCCCCACCCTAGCTAAAGAATTAGGTAAAAAAGCTGAATCAATGGGAGTAGAATGTTTAGATGCTCCCGTTTCCGGCGGTGATGTAGGCGCTAGAGACGGTAAACTAACAATCATGGTCGGTGGATCAAAAAAATCCTACCAAGAACTAAAACCAATCTGGGAAATAATAGGCCAATCCAACCACTACTTCGGAAGTTACGGAGCAGGACAAAATACAAAAATGGCCAACCAAATAATGATAGCAGGAACGATGACCGGCCTAACCGAAATGTTAGTATACGCAAAAGCAGCCAACCTAAACCTCCAAGACGTCCTAACCACCCTAGAAGGCGGAGGAGCCGACAACTGGAGCATGGAAAACTACGTCCCAAGAATACTATCCGGAGACTTCAAACCAGGATTTTATTCAAAACACTTCCTAAAAGATCTGAGAATAGCATTAGATGAAAGTAAAAAAATGGGACTAAACCTACCCGCAACCAAACAAGCAGAAAAACTTTATGAAGAATTAGTCGATGATAAAGGACTTGGAGATTTAGGAACACAAGCACTTGTTAAACTTTGGTGGTAA
- a CDS encoding YitT family protein, with protein sequence MAALAIFKGYPKQILAAVFYGITSAMGIQLLLQPSKIYTSGVMGASQLLVNLLDKFVHLSTEVYFWYFLLNVPLIILSWKKLGKKFTVLSLISIVSASVFILFIPLHPITNDPMLASIFGGAMVGVGSGVCFRYGFSTGGTDIIALIIQKSRGGTVGQVGFTVNAIIIVIAGMVFGWELALYSMVSIFITNIVIDRMYIQQQKITVVIYSHSIDEISKELLKTLNRGITMDYNLTGAYSGEQIGSMTMVVTKFQLFFIKQTVQKIDPNAFINIQPTIGIMGKFSDN encoded by the coding sequence GTGGCTGCATTGGCCATTTTTAAAGGTTATCCAAAACAAATTTTAGCAGCTGTTTTCTACGGAATTACCTCAGCTATGGGAATTCAGTTATTGCTGCAACCGTCAAAAATCTATACCAGTGGCGTCATGGGTGCGTCACAACTGCTCGTCAACTTGCTCGATAAATTCGTGCACCTAAGCACCGAAGTTTATTTCTGGTATTTCTTACTCAACGTACCATTAATAATCTTGTCATGGAAGAAGTTAGGGAAAAAGTTTACTGTCCTATCACTGATTTCAATTGTGTCAGCTTCCGTATTTATATTATTCATTCCTTTGCACCCAATTACAAACGATCCAATGTTAGCTTCAATTTTTGGTGGAGCAATGGTCGGAGTTGGTTCCGGTGTTTGTTTCCGCTACGGATTTTCAACCGGTGGAACAGATATTATCGCTTTAATTATCCAAAAGAGTCGTGGCGGTACAGTTGGCCAAGTGGGATTCACAGTTAATGCAATTATCATCGTCATCGCCGGAATGGTATTCGGCTGGGAATTAGCTTTATACAGTATGGTTTCAATTTTTATTACGAATATTGTTATCGACAGAATGTACATTCAACAACAAAAAATTACCGTGGTTATATATTCACATAGCATCGATGAAATTTCTAAAGAGTTGTTGAAGACACTTAACCGTGGAATTACCATGGATTACAATTTGACCGGAGCATATTCAGGAGAACAAATTGGCTCAATGACAATGGTAGTCACGAAGTTCCAACTTTTCTTCATTAAACAAACAGTTCAAAAAATCGATCCAAATGCGTTTATTAACATCCAACCAACAATTGGAATAATGGGTAAATTCAGCGACAACTAA
- a CDS encoding SDR family oxidoreductase, with amino-acid sequence MKVLIIGAHGKVGHLLIGELQSHNIDFVAGLRSQKQIDAYQANNIPTQFIDLTASLDSIHDSIVASGADVLVFTAGAGGAGYDLTMEIDLDGAIKTMMVAEAVGIKRYIMVSAMFSENRSKWEASGIRPYYIAKHYADEHLRGTNLDYTILHPGGLTDEESVGKIKLTGKNEAGSVPRIDVAKAIMQVIETPSTIKKEYEFATGDEPITDAIK; translated from the coding sequence ATGAAAGTACTTATTATTGGTGCACACGGTAAAGTAGGTCATTTATTAATTGGTGAATTACAATCACACAACATTGATTTCGTTGCTGGTTTACGTAGTCAAAAGCAAATTGATGCTTATCAAGCTAACAATATTCCAACACAATTTATTGATTTGACAGCTTCACTTGATTCAATTCACGATTCAATTGTTGCTTCAGGCGCTGATGTTCTTGTATTCACGGCAGGTGCCGGTGGCGCTGGTTACGATTTAACAATGGAAATCGATCTCGATGGTGCAATTAAAACTATGATGGTTGCTGAAGCCGTCGGTATCAAGCGTTATATCATGGTCAGTGCAATGTTCAGTGAAAATCGTAGTAAGTGGGAAGCCTCTGGTATCAGACCTTACTACATCGCAAAGCATTATGCTGATGAACACTTGCGTGGTACAAATTTGGATTACACAATCCTTCACCCAGGTGGGTTGACTGATGAAGAATCAGTTGGAAAAATCAAACTCACTGGTAAAAACGAAGCTGGATCCGTACCTCGTATAGATGTTGCAAAAGCCATCATGCAAGTAATCGAGACACCTTCAACAATTAAAAAAGAATATGAATTCGCAACCGGTGACGAACCTATTACCGATGCAATTAAATAA
- a CDS encoding NAD(P)H-dependent oxidoreductase, producing the protein MKILGILASHKEHGLNAELLDNVLDNVDEGVETETIYLENYDITPHKYHQENEVLDELSQKLMDADVWVFSAPTYWREAPGLLKNFFDCMRPKFVYFKENGDTIPGPFKDKHYLSLSSCYMSTTENFLTGITDETFKTIDRVMSAAGVIKTGEIVLPNTFGMKEIPQKKKDLCAKYGHKISQKQEKDDLTMKRYIQLFFMIAVMALVTMGIQVPLKAIMPMDNFWINYASFTVIFFVLLGAILHYVTFVKHRRR; encoded by the coding sequence ATGAAAATATTAGGTATATTAGCATCGCACAAAGAACACGGTCTCAACGCAGAATTGCTAGACAATGTTTTAGACAACGTCGATGAGGGTGTTGAAACAGAAACAATTTATTTGGAAAATTATGACATTACACCTCATAAATATCACCAAGAGAACGAAGTATTGGATGAATTATCTCAGAAACTCATGGATGCTGACGTTTGGGTTTTCAGTGCACCAACATATTGGCGAGAGGCACCAGGGTTATTGAAGAATTTCTTCGATTGTATGCGACCAAAATTCGTATACTTCAAAGAAAATGGTGATACGATCCCTGGACCATTCAAAGATAAACACTACTTGAGTCTCTCATCTTGTTATATGAGTACGACCGAAAACTTCCTAACCGGGATCACAGACGAGACATTCAAGACAATTGATCGAGTAATGTCAGCAGCCGGAGTAATCAAAACCGGCGAAATCGTCCTACCAAACACATTTGGAATGAAAGAAATTCCACAGAAGAAGAAAGATTTGTGTGCAAAGTACGGTCACAAGATTTCACAAAAACAAGAAAAGGATGATTTAACCATGAAAAGATATATTCAACTATTCTTCATGATTGCAGTCATGGCCCTAGTAACCATGGGAATCCAAGTACCATTAAAAGCAATCATGCCAATGGATAATTTCTGGATCAACTACGCCAGTTTCACCGTAATATTCTTCGTTCTACTCGGTGCAATTCTGCATTACGTAACATTTGTTAAGCATCGTAGACGTTAA
- the tpx gene encoding thiol peroxidase — MDLTFKGEAVTTSGEAPYVGDIFPDFTVKDKDDNKVKLTDLLDKPLLISVVPNINTSVCSIQTKKFNSEVDGHEEINFVTISTNTIEEQSNWCAAEGVKNMKMLSDVSQNFGKSTNLLINDMGILARSVWVVDTNKQVIYSEVLSEETNEPSYDKVLDQLNEMN; from the coding sequence ATGGATTTAACATTTAAAGGCGAGGCAGTTACTACATCAGGCGAGGCTCCTTACGTTGGTGACATTTTCCCAGACTTCACGGTCAAGGATAAGGATGATAACAAGGTTAAGCTCACTGACCTTTTGGACAAGCCGCTTCTAATTAGTGTCGTTCCAAATATTAATACCAGTGTTTGCAGCATTCAAACTAAGAAATTTAACAGCGAAGTTGACGGCCACGAGGAAATCAATTTTGTTACTATTTCGACTAATACTATAGAAGAACAAAGTAATTGGTGTGCAGCTGAAGGCGTTAAGAACATGAAGATGCTTTCTGATGTTAGCCAAAACTTTGGTAAGAGTACTAATCTTTTGATTAACGATATGGGTATTCTTGCTCGTTCGGTGTGGGTTGTTGATACTAACAAGCAGGTTATTTACTCTGAGGTGTTGTCAGAAGAAACAAACGAGCCAAGTTATGACAAGGTTCTCGATCAACTAAACGAAATGAACTAG
- a CDS encoding SPFH domain-containing protein, translated as MFGIKIVHQNHKGLVELLGKYHHSVDAGLHFYVPFIQKIYAVSLAMNPLKLPDYSIITKDNADVRASVTLNYHVTDAVKYRYENTDSVESMSQLVRGHLRDIIGRMDLNEALGSTSKINQELATAIGDLTNTYGINVDRINIDELKPTASIQDSMDKQLKADRERIAAIAKAEGEAKSIELTTKAKNDALIATAEAQAKATRTRADAESYRIGQMNESLNQAKEGYFQNQTINAFSQLANSPANTVVVSGDQISDLGKVPIMKKMLEN; from the coding sequence ATGTTTGGTATAAAAATAGTACATCAAAATCATAAAGGACTTGTTGAACTTTTAGGTAAATATCACCACAGTGTTGATGCAGGATTACATTTTTACGTTCCGTTCATTCAAAAAATTTATGCAGTCAGTTTAGCCATGAATCCACTCAAACTGCCTGATTACTCCATTATTACAAAAGATAACGCCGATGTCCGCGCTAGTGTAACATTGAACTATCATGTGACAGATGCCGTTAAATATCGTTACGAAAATACTGATTCAGTTGAGTCAATGTCACAATTAGTTCGTGGTCATTTACGTGATATCATCGGTCGTATGGACTTAAATGAAGCTCTTGGATCAACTTCAAAAATTAACCAGGAACTCGCAACTGCTATTGGGGACTTAACAAATACTTATGGCATCAACGTTGATCGTATTAATATTGACGAGTTGAAGCCAACCGCCTCAATTCAAGATTCAATGGATAAGCAGTTAAAAGCCGATCGTGAAAGAATTGCCGCAATTGCTAAGGCTGAAGGCGAAGCTAAGAGTATTGAACTTACTACTAAAGCTAAAAATGATGCCTTGATTGCTACTGCTGAGGCTCAAGCTAAAGCTACTAGAACAAGAGCTGATGCAGAAAGTTATCGTATTGGTCAAATGAACGAAAGTTTGAACCAAGCTAAAGAAGGTTATTTCCAAAATCAAACAATCAATGCCTTCTCCCAATTAGCTAATTCTCCAGCAAATACCGTCGTAGTCTCTGGAGACCAGATTAGTGATTTAGGCAAGGTTCCAATAATGAAGAAAATGTTAGAAAATTAA
- a CDS encoding Arc family DNA-binding protein, whose protein sequence is MADKKFLLRLDQALYDQIAARAKTESRSVNNYIVHLLEKSTKNESLEGRQFVGRTIQGSDILTDSGLVSVNGIYYRYILANTKSINEDSLYTIIEANGNILTLEELK, encoded by the coding sequence ATGGCAGATAAAAAATTTCTATTAAGACTTGATCAAGCTTTGTACGATCAAATTGCTGCTCGAGCAAAAACCGAAAGTCGCAGTGTTAACAATTACATAGTGCACCTTCTTGAAAAAAGCACCAAGAACGAATCATTAGAAGGCCGACAGTTTGTTGGACGCACTATCCAAGGGAGTGACATTTTAACTGATAGTGGTCTCGTTTCAGTCAACGGAATCTATTACCGTTATATCTTGGCAAACACGAAGTCGATTAATGAAGATAGTTTATACACTATTATAGAGGCAAACGGAAACATACTTACATTAGAAGAACTTAAATAA